Proteins found in one Arthrobacter pascens genomic segment:
- a CDS encoding PhoX family protein, translated as MSETTARKFNLLPMLGHTKGKRSAVTCALKCDNACAGDVCNTSSNSYFRDIASATMSRRAALGFGAAGALAVVLGNAVTSAEPASAAGLSKAAKEGFGQSKLQFTAIPSIDASVDAVTVPEGFTWQPVIRWGDPIFNDAPAFDLNNQTAAAQEQQFGYNNDYTDILEIPGSKGRRAVLFANHEYTNDAIMFPATMPAEQQRAVGAAAHGLSVVELERKNKNTPWNYVKGAPLNRRYLNNTVYELTGPAAGSSLVKTVKDPEGRFIKGTLGNCAGGTTPWGTILSGEENFQGYFVAPGTSASDKRYGLTSNATARKWEMDDPRWDTRNEGYQNEANRFGWIVEVDPFDPTSTPKKHSSLGRFKHEGANVIISESGHVVAYSGDDERFDYLYKFVSKDKYREGDRKHNMTLLSAGNLYVAQFTGNSPDFKDSDLPDDGAFDGIGAWLPLVVDGKSAIDGMSVEEVLVYTRLAADKAANEKGGATKMDRAEDVEPSLHTGKVYVACTNNSNRGVGSNEGANEVNPRNQNRDGHIVEITETGDQTSTSFTWNLLMVCGDPAQGDFTYFSGFPTDKVSPISCPDNLAFDSVGNLWISTDGAPSGIGRADGLFKVTLDGAERGKVEQFLAVPRDAETCGPIIHDDERTVFVAVQHPGEDGTFAKQVSFFPDYVPAGTTPAPGQARAPRPSVIQVFRTDS; from the coding sequence ATGTCTGAAACGACAGCCCGCAAGTTCAACCTTCTGCCCATGCTGGGCCACACGAAGGGCAAGCGAAGCGCCGTCACCTGCGCTCTGAAGTGCGACAACGCCTGCGCCGGGGACGTCTGCAACACCAGCTCCAACAGCTACTTCCGTGACATCGCCTCTGCCACGATGTCCCGCCGCGCCGCCCTGGGCTTCGGCGCCGCCGGTGCGCTCGCCGTCGTACTTGGCAACGCAGTGACCTCCGCGGAACCGGCAAGCGCCGCCGGCCTCTCGAAGGCCGCGAAGGAGGGCTTTGGCCAGTCGAAGCTGCAGTTCACGGCCATCCCGTCGATTGACGCTTCCGTCGACGCCGTTACCGTGCCGGAAGGCTTCACTTGGCAGCCAGTGATCCGCTGGGGTGACCCGATCTTCAACGACGCTCCGGCCTTTGACCTGAACAACCAGACCGCAGCGGCCCAGGAACAGCAGTTCGGCTACAACAACGACTACACGGACATCCTGGAGATCCCGGGAAGCAAGGGCCGCCGCGCGGTGCTGTTCGCCAACCACGAATACACCAACGACGCCATCATGTTCCCGGCCACCATGCCGGCCGAGCAGCAGCGTGCTGTGGGGGCAGCCGCGCACGGTCTGTCCGTGGTGGAGCTGGAGCGGAAGAACAAGAACACGCCGTGGAACTACGTTAAGGGCGCGCCTTTGAACCGCCGCTACCTGAACAACACGGTTTACGAGCTCACCGGCCCGGCTGCCGGATCCTCACTCGTCAAGACAGTAAAGGACCCGGAAGGCCGTTTCATCAAGGGCACGCTGGGCAACTGCGCGGGCGGCACCACCCCGTGGGGCACCATCCTCTCCGGTGAGGAAAACTTCCAGGGCTACTTCGTCGCACCGGGCACGTCCGCGAGCGACAAGCGGTACGGCCTGACCTCGAACGCCACCGCGCGCAAGTGGGAAATGGACGATCCGCGCTGGGACACCCGCAATGAGGGCTACCAGAACGAGGCAAACCGATTCGGCTGGATCGTGGAAGTTGACCCGTTCGATCCCACGTCCACCCCGAAGAAGCACTCCTCGCTGGGCCGTTTCAAGCACGAGGGCGCCAACGTGATCATTTCCGAGTCCGGGCACGTGGTGGCCTATTCCGGCGACGACGAGCGTTTTGACTACCTCTACAAGTTCGTCTCCAAGGACAAGTACCGCGAGGGCGACCGCAAGCACAACATGACGCTGCTCTCCGCCGGTAACCTGTACGTCGCCCAGTTCACGGGCAACTCGCCGGATTTCAAGGACAGCGATCTCCCGGACGACGGCGCATTTGACGGCATCGGCGCATGGCTGCCGCTAGTGGTGGACGGCAAGTCCGCCATCGACGGCATGAGCGTTGAGGAAGTCCTCGTATACACCCGGCTGGCGGCCGACAAAGCTGCCAATGAAAAGGGTGGCGCCACCAAGATGGACCGTGCCGAGGATGTGGAGCCCAGCCTGCACACCGGCAAGGTCTACGTGGCCTGCACCAACAACTCCAACCGTGGTGTCGGCTCAAACGAAGGCGCCAACGAGGTGAACCCGCGCAACCAGAACCGCGACGGCCACATCGTGGAAATCACCGAAACCGGGGACCAGACCTCCACTAGCTTCACGTGGAACCTGCTCATGGTCTGCGGTGATCCGGCCCAGGGCGACTTCACCTACTTCTCCGGTTTCCCCACGGACAAGGTTTCGCCCATCTCCTGCCCGGACAACCTTGCGTTCGACTCCGTGGGCAACCTCTGGATCTCCACGGACGGCGCACCCTCGGGCATCGGCCGCGCGGACGGCCTGTTCAAGGTCACCCTGGACGGCGCCGAGCGTGGCAAGGTGGAGCAGTTCCTCGCCGTGCCGCGCGACGCCGAAACCTGCGGGCCGATCATCCACGACGACGAGCGCACCGTCTTCGTCGCCGTGCAGCACCCGGGTGAGGACGGCACGTTTGCGAAGCAGGTCTCCTTCTTCCCGGACTACGTCCCGGCTGGTACGACGCCGGCTCCCGGCCAGGCG